From the Manis javanica isolate MJ-LG chromosome 11, MJ_LKY, whole genome shotgun sequence genome, one window contains:
- the PSMD13 gene encoding 26S proteasome non-ATPase regulatory subunit 13, with the protein MAEPTPGASVAPRGAGNPVHAQAEKLLPHRGAVTGATSGAPRLLRARAAGSDRALPAAIPAPLLSLWCCCPGLAAAMKDVPGFLQQSQSSGPGPAAVWHRLEELYTKKLWHQLTLQVLDFVQDPCFAQGDGLIKLYENFISEFEHRVNPLSLVEIILHVVRQMTDPNVALTFLEKTREKVKSSDEAVILCKTAVGALKLNIGDLQVTKETIEDVEEMLNHLPGVTSVHSRFYDLSSKYYQTVGDHASYYKDALRFLGCVGIKDLPVSEQQERAFTLGLAGLLGEGVFNFGELLMHPVLDSLRSTDRQWLIDTLYAFNSGNVERFQTLKASWGQQPDLAANEAQLLRKIQLLCLMEMTFTRPANHRQLTFEEIAKSAKIAVNEVELLVMKALSVGLVRGSIDEVDERVHMTWVQPRVLDLQQIKGMKDRLEFWCTDVRSMEMLLEHQAHDILT; encoded by the exons ATGGCCGAGCCGACCCCAGGCGCCTCAGTGGCCCCCAGAGGCGCAGGAAATCCTGTACACGCCCAGGCGGAGAAGCTCCTCCCGCACAGAGGTGCGGTCACCGGGGCAACCAGCGGCGCTCCCAGGCTGCTCCGCGCGCGCGCCGCCGGAAGTGACCGAGCACTTCCGGCGGCCATACCCGCGCCGCTGCTGTCTCTGTGGTGCTGCTGTCCTGGTCTCGCTGCCGCCATGAAGGACGTACCCGGCTTcttgcagcagagccagagctcAGGGCCCGGCCCGGCCGCCGTGTGGCACCGCCTGGAGGAGCTCTACACGAAGAA GTTGTGGCATCAGCTGACACTTCAGGTGCTTGATTTTGTGCAGGATCCAtgctttgcccaaggagatggtCTCATTAAG CTTTATGAAAACTTCATCAGTGAATTCGAACACAG GGTGAACCCTTTGTCTCTGGTAGAAATCATTCTTCACGTAGTTAGACAGATGACTG ATCCTAATGTAGCTCTTACTTTTCTGGAAAAGACTCGTGAGAAG GTGAAGAGCAGCGACGAGGCAGTGATCCTGTGTAAAACTGCGGTTGGAGCTCTGAAATTAAACATCGGGGACCTCCAGGTCACCAAG GAAACAATTGAAGATGTGGAAGAAATGCTCAACCACCTCCCCGGGGTGACATCAGTTCACAGTCGTTTCTACGATCTCTCCAGCAAATACTACCAGACAGTCGGGGACCATGCCTCCTACTACAAAGATGCGCTGCGGTTCCTGGGCTGTGTTGGCATCAAGGACCTGCCAG TGTCTGAGCAGCAGGAGAGAGCGTTCACGCTGGGACTGGCAGGACTTCTTGGCGAGGGAGTCTTCAACTTCGGAGAGCTC CTCATGCACCCCGTGCTAGACTCGCTGAGGAGCACCGACCGGCAGTGGCTGATCGACACCCTTTATGCCTTTAACAGTGGCAACGTGGAGAGATTCCAGACCCTGAAGGCCTCTTGGGGCCAGCAG CCTGATTTAGCAGCCAACGAAGCCCAACTTCTGAGGAAGATCCAGCTGTTGTGCCTCATGGAG ATGACTTTCACACGACCTGCCAACCACAGACAACTCACTTTTGAAGAAATAGCCAAAAGTGCTAAAATCGCTGTGAATGAG GTGGAGCTGCTGGTGATGAAGGCGCTGTCGGTGGGCCTGGTGAGAGGCAGTATTGACGAAGTGGATGAGCGGGTTCACATGACGTGGGTGCAGCCCCGCGTGCTCGATCTGCAACAG ATCAAGGGCATGAAGGACCGCCTGGAGTTCTGGTGCACGGACGTGAGGAGTATGGAGATGCTGCTGGAGCATCAGGCCCACGACATCCTCACCTAG